Proteins encoded within one genomic window of Bombina bombina isolate aBomBom1 chromosome 1, aBomBom1.pri, whole genome shotgun sequence:
- the LOC128651327 gene encoding apolipoprotein A-II, giving the protein MKVLALVVLIIAVSGLEAGLVKREAANIPNLDQITQIFNAWAETIKSSTQDLIEKIKSGEAQSHAEQYLEQTKAQAEPLKAEMEKWISQIVEKSKQAFSK; this is encoded by the exons ATGAAGGTCCTTGCACTGGTTGTATTGATCATCGCTGTTAGCGGATTGGAAG CTGGACTTGTGAAGAGGGAAGCCGCAAATATTCCCAATTTAGACCAGATTACTCAGATCTTTAATGCCTGGGCTGAGACAATTAAATCCAGCACTCAAGACCTGATTGAGAAGATCAAGAGCGGTGAAGCCCAAAGTCATGCGGA ACAATATTTGGAACAGACCAAGGCACAAGCAGAACCACTGAAGGCTGAGATGGAAAAATGGATCTCTCAGATTGTTGAGAAAAGCAAACAAGCCTTCAGCAAATAA